One window of the Acidimicrobiales bacterium genome contains the following:
- a CDS encoding UbiD family decarboxylase, which translates to MTGGGDGAGLGVLDTRFRTVLRRLAAADRLTVVTRRVSTHLELAGLLKAHDGDRALLFVDVMESPMPVVGNLLASPANVEAALGLDRHGIRAAMDRALACPLPPLRVSGLGRDTAPAQAVVTTAPFDLAELLPVLRHAPGDGGRFVTSGVVLVRDPETGVHNASYHRMQLLGGNRTAIKLDHGRHLRAAHERAMARGEDLPVVVCLGPDAALLYAAALMGSQMPESADELAAAGGLAGAPLEVAEAVTSDLPVPAHAEIVLEGRISPTETAPEGPFAEFLGYPSDDGPAPVVTVDAVTHRSDPIYFAVNGAGRETIMLRKYVLEASALRALRAAVPIVSDVALTAGGLYRFHLVVQVAKRSARDDGLQRNAMLAAFGALKDLDQVIVVDDDIDVHDPVDVEWAVATRMEASRDLLVVPGARGHEYVRVSDHGVRAKLGIDATVAHAERARFARAPFLEATLTPSDTTPASTYAPLAGLLTD; encoded by the coding sequence ATGACCGGGGGCGGGGACGGCGCCGGGCTCGGGGTGCTCGACACCCGGTTCCGGACCGTGCTGCGGCGGCTGGCCGCGGCCGACCGCCTCACCGTGGTCACCCGCCGGGTGTCGACCCACCTGGAGCTGGCCGGGCTCCTCAAGGCCCACGACGGCGACCGGGCGCTGCTGTTCGTCGACGTGATGGAGTCACCCATGCCGGTGGTCGGGAACCTTCTGGCCAGCCCGGCCAACGTCGAAGCGGCGCTGGGCCTGGACCGCCACGGCATCCGGGCCGCGATGGACCGGGCGCTGGCCTGCCCGCTGCCGCCCCTGCGGGTCTCGGGCCTGGGCCGCGACACGGCGCCGGCGCAGGCCGTGGTGACGACCGCGCCGTTCGACCTCGCCGAGCTGCTCCCGGTGCTGCGCCACGCGCCGGGCGACGGCGGGCGGTTCGTCACGTCGGGCGTGGTGCTGGTGCGCGACCCGGAGACCGGCGTCCACAACGCGTCCTACCACCGGATGCAGCTGCTCGGCGGCAACCGCACCGCCATCAAGCTCGACCACGGCCGCCACCTGCGGGCCGCCCACGAGCGGGCGATGGCGCGGGGCGAGGACCTGCCGGTGGTGGTGTGCCTCGGGCCCGACGCCGCGCTGCTCTACGCCGCCGCGCTCATGGGCTCGCAGATGCCCGAGTCCGCCGACGAGCTGGCGGCGGCCGGGGGCCTGGCCGGGGCGCCCCTGGAGGTGGCCGAGGCCGTGACCAGCGACCTCCCGGTGCCGGCCCACGCCGAGATCGTGCTGGAGGGCCGCATCTCGCCGACCGAGACGGCGCCCGAGGGGCCGTTCGCCGAGTTCCTCGGGTACCCCTCCGACGACGGGCCCGCCCCCGTGGTCACCGTCGACGCCGTGACCCACCGCTCCGACCCGATCTACTTCGCCGTCAACGGCGCGGGGCGCGAGACGATCATGCTGCGCAAGTACGTCCTGGAGGCCAGCGCGCTGCGGGCGCTGCGGGCGGCGGTGCCGATCGTGTCCGACGTGGCGCTGACCGCCGGCGGCCTCTACCGGTTCCACCTCGTCGTCCAGGTGGCCAAGCGCAGCGCCCGGGACGACGGGCTGCAGCGCAACGCCATGCTGGCCGCCTTCGGGGCGCTCAAGGACCTCGACCAGGTGATCGTGGTCGACGACGACATCGACGTGCACGACCCGGTCGACGTCGAGTGGGCCGTCGCCACCCGCATGGAGGCGTCCCGCGACCTCCTGGTCGTCCCCGGAGCGAGGGGCCACGAGTACGTCCGGGTGTCCGACCACGGCGTCCGCGCCAAGCTCGGCATCGACGCCACCGTCGCCCACGCGGAGCGCGCCCGCTTCGCCCGCGCCCCCTTCCTCGAGGCCACCCTCACCCCCTCCGACACCACCCCCGCGTCCACCTACGCCCCCCTCGCCGGGCTGCTCACCGACTGA
- a CDS encoding cupin domain-containing protein: MTVPKPELEFLDPRADRRFAWQPLADDRTGLLEEIVLAGAHEAGHVTRLLRFPPGCDTSPNGVLTHEVWEEVWIVEGSITDLRLGETFTAGMYACRPPGMEHGPWVSPEGAVTFEIRYPAP; the protein is encoded by the coding sequence GTGACGGTCCCCAAGCCCGAGCTGGAGTTCCTCGACCCTCGGGCCGACCGGCGGTTCGCGTGGCAGCCGCTGGCCGACGACCGCACCGGGCTGCTGGAGGAGATCGTGCTGGCCGGCGCCCACGAGGCGGGACACGTCACCCGGCTGCTGCGCTTCCCGCCGGGCTGCGACACGTCGCCCAACGGGGTGCTCACCCACGAGGTGTGGGAGGAGGTGTGGATCGTCGAGGGGTCGATCACCGACCTGCGCCTCGGCGAGACCTTCACCGCCGGAATGTACGCCTGCCGACCGCCCGGCATGGAGCACGGGCCGTGGGTGTCGCCGGAGGGCGCGGTCACGTTCGAGATCCGGTACCCGGCGCCATGA
- a CDS encoding DUF2848 family protein: MVSVEIDRLEAVVVAGYTGRDRAAVDEHIAELAAMGVAPPATVPAYWGFPPWIASQSDRVTVVGDGTSGEVEPCLVVDGDDVYLTVASDHTDRAVEAVDIGLSKHVCPKVIGREAWPLAEVADRLDRLELRSWVDGDVLYQDGTTAALVDPRELLVGLPFPRPRCFALLGGTVPTIGGLRPAARFRGELRDPATGACLTVAYDVDVLDTRSAR, from the coding sequence ATGGTGTCGGTCGAGATCGACCGACTCGAAGCGGTGGTGGTCGCCGGGTACACGGGGCGCGACCGGGCGGCGGTCGACGAGCACATCGCCGAGCTGGCCGCGATGGGCGTCGCCCCGCCCGCGACCGTGCCGGCCTACTGGGGCTTCCCGCCCTGGATCGCCTCGCAGTCGGATCGAGTGACCGTCGTCGGCGACGGGACCTCGGGTGAGGTGGAGCCGTGCCTGGTGGTCGACGGCGACGATGTCTACCTGACCGTGGCGTCGGACCACACGGACCGGGCCGTCGAGGCGGTCGACATCGGCCTGTCGAAGCACGTCTGCCCCAAGGTGATCGGCCGGGAGGCATGGCCACTCGCCGAGGTGGCCGACCGGCTCGATCGTCTCGAGCTGCGCAGCTGGGTCGACGGCGACGTGCTCTACCAGGACGGCACGACCGCCGCGCTGGTCGACCCGCGGGAGCTGCTGGTGGGCCTGCCGTTCCCACGGCCCCGGTGCTTCGCCCTGCTCGGCGGCACCGTCCCGACGATCGGTGGCCTCCGCCCGGCGGCCCGGTTCCGCGGCGAGCTGCGCGACCCCGCCACCGGAGCGTGCCTGACGGTCGCCTACGACGTCGACGTCCTCGACACAAGGAGCGCCCGATGA
- a CDS encoding alpha/beta hydrolase fold domain-containing protein gives MDDGPDGPDAADGSETPLGRVLPLPPAPDGIELRHLRAFVAVAEELNFGRAAARLYLSQPALSRQIRGLERLVGCDLLRRSTHGVELTLAGDALLDRARSLLYGIDDAVSATRAVGGELAGRLARIWEPVQHLTSADVDLQALRNAGEELHGQFPPPPEIVVRPVNTGGVPSLLLGADPQLQPSLLFLHGGGYVMGSAFGYRGLAGALAMAAEASLVAPEFRLAPEHPFPAALEDAMRAYLWMLDTGTPPDQITMAGDSAGCGLVLSLMVTLQQEKLPLPGGAALLCPGIDLTFDHVDEVPSIGTSEPQPALSLEQLRSFAVSYLDGHPADDPVISPLNADLTGMPPLLIQGGTGDVLVVDAHRLADHAKSHGVDTRLELYPVATHDFHIFWSFLPEAAEALQQAGRFAQEVRAAATTAAREAK, from the coding sequence ATGGACGACGGCCCCGACGGCCCCGACGCCGCAGACGGTTCCGAGACGCCGCTCGGCCGGGTGCTGCCGCTGCCCCCGGCGCCCGACGGCATCGAGCTGCGTCACCTGCGTGCGTTCGTCGCCGTGGCCGAGGAGCTCAACTTCGGTCGGGCCGCGGCCCGGCTCTACCTGTCGCAGCCGGCGCTGAGCCGCCAGATACGGGGGCTCGAGCGGTTGGTCGGTTGCGACCTGTTGCGGCGCTCGACCCACGGGGTCGAGCTGACGCTGGCCGGCGATGCGCTGCTCGACCGGGCCCGCAGCCTGCTCTACGGGATCGACGACGCGGTGTCGGCCACCCGGGCAGTCGGCGGCGAGCTGGCCGGCCGGCTGGCCCGCATCTGGGAGCCGGTGCAGCACCTGACCAGCGCCGACGTCGACCTGCAGGCCCTGCGCAACGCGGGCGAGGAGCTGCACGGCCAGTTCCCGCCGCCGCCCGAGATCGTGGTGCGGCCGGTCAACACCGGCGGGGTGCCGTCCCTGCTTCTCGGCGCCGACCCGCAGCTGCAGCCGTCGCTGCTGTTCCTGCACGGTGGCGGCTACGTGATGGGCTCGGCCTTCGGCTACCGGGGCCTGGCCGGGGCCCTGGCCATGGCGGCCGAGGCCAGCCTGGTGGCGCCCGAGTTCCGGCTGGCGCCCGAGCACCCGTTCCCCGCCGCCCTCGAGGACGCCATGCGGGCGTACCTGTGGATGCTCGACACCGGCACCCCGCCCGACCAGATCACGATGGCGGGCGACTCGGCCGGTTGCGGCCTGGTGCTGTCGCTGATGGTCACCCTGCAGCAGGAGAAGCTGCCCCTGCCCGGCGGGGCCGCCCTGCTGTGCCCGGGCATCGACCTCACCTTCGACCACGTCGACGAGGTCCCGTCGATCGGCACCTCCGAGCCCCAACCCGCGCTGTCGCTCGAGCAGCTGCGCAGCTTCGCGGTCTCGTACCTCGACGGGCACCCTGCCGACGACCCGGTGATCAGCCCGCTGAACGCCGACCTGACCGGGATGCCGCCGCTGCTCATCCAGGGCGGCACCGGCGACGTCCTCGTCGTCGACGCCCACCGGCTGGCCGACCACGCCAAGTCCCACGGCGTCGACACCCGGCTCGAGCTCTATCCGGTGGCCACGCACGACTTCCACATCTTCTGGTCGTTCCTGCCCGAAGCGGCCGAGGCGCTGCAGCAGGCGGGTCGCTTCGCCCAGGAGGTGCGGGCCGCGGCCACCACCGCGGCCCGCGAGGCGAAGTAG
- a CDS encoding 4-hydroxyphenylacetate 3-hydroxylase N-terminal domain-containing protein, with amino-acid sequence MTRTGSDYLSSLADGRQVLLDGERVDDVAAHPAFAGAARSVARLYDLEAADSDGTLTYPSPSAGHGVPLGWKTPRTVDDLTARRLAATRLAEASFGLMGRSPDHVAGFFAGFVASPATFSTRDPGFYRNLVAFYEKARDESAYLSYTIIHPTIDRSRPPHEQYDDHLYVAVAAERDDGIVLRGAQMLGTGTVLSDYVFVSCILPLPPGSEDYALSVVVPNNAPGLRIHTRRPYAQGVPSPFDYPLSSRFDETDSLVVFDDVVVPWEHVFICRDIDAVRAQFNDTAAHSLGNTQAQTRFAVKLRLFAGLARRLCDDAGTTVDAKVKQRLGVIAAHAALPEAFLLAAEAGASVDGDGVMRPDPGMLYTAMTLQPRIATEIGTFLRELAGGAVIQLPSSVAAFDDPVAAADLDRFVRWPGASAVERIKLLKLYWDLIGSEFAGRHLQYEMFYAGDPSVVHMRSFGTYPWERALALVDACLDGVPDPTPAVSSVAVAS; translated from the coding sequence ATGACGCGCACGGGATCCGACTACCTCTCCTCCCTCGCCGACGGCCGCCAGGTGCTGCTCGACGGCGAGCGCGTCGACGACGTGGCCGCCCACCCCGCCTTCGCCGGCGCGGCCCGGTCGGTCGCCCGGCTCTACGACCTGGAGGCCGCCGACTCGGACGGGACGCTCACCTACCCGTCGCCGTCAGCCGGCCACGGCGTGCCGCTGGGGTGGAAGACGCCCCGGACGGTGGACGACCTGACGGCCCGGCGGCTGGCGGCCACCCGGCTGGCCGAGGCGTCGTTCGGGCTCATGGGCCGCAGCCCCGACCACGTGGCCGGGTTCTTCGCCGGGTTCGTCGCCTCGCCGGCCACCTTCAGCACCCGTGACCCGGGCTTCTACCGCAACCTCGTCGCCTTCTACGAGAAGGCCCGGGACGAGTCCGCCTACCTCAGCTACACGATCATCCACCCCACCATCGACCGCAGCCGGCCGCCGCACGAGCAGTACGACGACCACCTCTACGTCGCCGTCGCCGCCGAGCGCGACGACGGCATCGTCCTGCGGGGCGCCCAGATGCTGGGGACCGGGACGGTGCTGTCGGACTACGTCTTCGTCAGCTGCATCCTGCCGCTGCCTCCGGGCTCCGAGGACTACGCCCTGTCGGTGGTCGTGCCGAACAACGCCCCCGGCCTGCGCATCCACACCCGCCGCCCCTACGCGCAGGGCGTGCCCAGCCCGTTCGACTACCCGCTGAGCAGCCGCTTCGACGAGACCGACTCGCTGGTGGTGTTCGACGACGTGGTGGTGCCGTGGGAGCACGTGTTCATCTGCCGCGACATCGACGCCGTGCGGGCCCAGTTCAACGACACCGCGGCCCACAGCCTCGGCAACACCCAGGCCCAGACCCGCTTCGCCGTGAAGCTGCGGCTGTTCGCCGGCCTCGCCCGGCGCCTGTGCGACGACGCCGGCACCACCGTCGACGCCAAGGTCAAGCAGCGGCTGGGGGTGATCGCCGCCCACGCCGCCCTCCCGGAGGCGTTCCTGCTGGCCGCCGAGGCGGGCGCGTCGGTGGACGGCGACGGGGTCATGCGGCCGGACCCGGGGATGCTCTACACGGCCATGACCCTGCAGCCCCGGATCGCCACCGAGATCGGGACGTTCCTGCGGGAGCTGGCCGGCGGGGCGGTGATCCAGCTGCCGTCGTCGGTGGCGGCCTTCGACGATCCGGTGGCGGCGGCGGACCTCGACCGCTTCGTGCGCTGGCCCGGGGCGAGCGCCGTCGAGCGGATCAAGCTGCTCAAGCTGTACTGGGACCTGATCGGTTCGGAGTTCGCGGGGCGGCACCTGCAGTACGAGATGTTCTACGCCGGCGATCCGTCCGTGGTGCACATGCGGTCGTTCGGGACCTACCCGTGGGAACGGGCCCTGGCGTTGGTCGACGCCTGCCTCGACGGGGTGCCCGACCCCACGCCGGCGGTGTCGTCGGTCGCGGTGGCGTCGTGA
- a CDS encoding TIGR03560 family F420-dependent LLM class oxidoreductase: MKIVVHLADFGWPIPPAELPALLTDVAALTEAGGFGGLAVGDHLWSHPIMGGPETACLEAYTTLSFLAARSASIRLMTLATGAHFRHPGVLAKTVTTLDVLSGGRAWLGIGSGHYQEECDGLGVPFPPTGERFDLLEDALEVCLRMWTGEHGTDAPYDGHHVHAGRLLNLPQSLQRPHPPVLIAGDGERRTLRLVARYGDACSLRPTPDVPHKLDVLRRHCHDAGTDFDRIERTCAWAFTADDGGPATHDAIDKLRWFAAMGIDTVIARVDGIEQRRPLELLARHVVPVAADLDGRA; encoded by the coding sequence GTGAAGATCGTCGTGCACCTGGCCGACTTCGGGTGGCCCATCCCGCCCGCCGAGCTGCCCGCCCTGCTCACCGACGTCGCCGCCCTGACCGAGGCCGGCGGCTTCGGCGGGCTCGCGGTGGGCGACCACCTGTGGAGCCACCCGATCATGGGCGGGCCCGAGACCGCCTGCCTCGAGGCCTACACCACGCTCTCGTTCCTCGCGGCCCGCTCGGCCTCGATCCGGCTGATGACGCTCGCCACCGGCGCCCACTTCCGCCACCCCGGCGTGCTGGCCAAGACCGTGACCACCCTCGACGTGCTGTCCGGCGGGCGCGCCTGGCTCGGCATCGGCTCCGGCCACTACCAGGAGGAGTGCGACGGCCTGGGCGTGCCCTTCCCGCCCACCGGCGAGCGGTTCGACCTGCTCGAGGACGCCCTCGAGGTGTGCCTGCGCATGTGGACCGGCGAGCACGGCACCGACGCGCCCTACGACGGCCACCACGTCCACGCCGGCCGGCTGCTCAACCTGCCCCAGTCGCTCCAGCGTCCCCACCCGCCGGTCCTGATCGCGGGCGACGGCGAGCGCCGCACGCTCCGGCTCGTGGCCCGCTACGGCGACGCCTGCAGCCTCCGCCCGACACCCGACGTGCCCCACAAGCTCGACGTCCTGCGCCGCCACTGCCACGACGCCGGCACCGACTTCGACCGCATCGAGCGGACCTGTGCCTGGGCCTTCACCGCCGACGACGGTGGGCCGGCCACCCACGACGCCATCGACAAGCTCCGCTGGTTCGCGGCGATGGGCATCGACACGGTCATCGCCCGGGTCGACGGCATCGAGCAGCGCCGTCCTCTGGAGCTGCTGGCCCGGCACGTGGTGCCGGTGGCCGCCGACCTCGACGGCCGGGCGTGA
- a CDS encoding MarR family transcriptional regulator, with product MKGPPQQEPIGVQLTRTARVASRVFDEALAALGGSSAMWLVLVSLQDQVHGAQRDLAAAVGIEGPTLTHHLNRMERAGLVTRRRDPEDRRVHLVELTDDGRAMFSRLLTGVIEFDGRLRAGFDAQEIEQLRGYLDRLRANVAPAPAPAPGPTPTSEEATP from the coding sequence GTGAAGGGACCTCCGCAGCAGGAACCGATCGGGGTGCAGCTGACGCGGACGGCGCGGGTGGCGAGCCGGGTGTTCGACGAGGCGCTGGCCGCCTTGGGCGGGTCGTCGGCGATGTGGCTGGTGCTCGTGTCGCTGCAGGATCAGGTGCACGGCGCCCAGCGCGATCTGGCGGCGGCGGTGGGCATCGAGGGGCCCACGCTGACCCACCACCTGAACCGCATGGAGCGGGCCGGGCTCGTCACGCGCCGGCGTGATCCCGAGGATCGCCGCGTCCACCTGGTCGAGCTGACCGACGACGGTCGGGCCATGTTCTCCCGGCTGCTCACCGGCGTGATCGAGTTCGACGGTCGCCTGCGGGCCGGCTTCGACGCGCAGGAGATCGAGCAGCTGCGGGGCTACCTCGACCGGCTCCGCGCCAACGTCGCCCCGGCTCCGGCTCCGGCCCCGGGCCCGACCCCGACCAGCGAGGAAGCGACCCCGTGA